The Cyprinus carpio isolate SPL01 chromosome A5, ASM1834038v1, whole genome shotgun sequence genome has a segment encoding these proteins:
- the LOC109086776 gene encoding mucin-17-like isoform X1, translating to MSDESPMKWESPLRKELQTDEDSVVDPPMHSAEGNTEAGNKGVSHMVSADAFVLSSGEMKDVFNKEKESPHDCELQKPEDFSVCLTESEKALPAVSDQKEKMADFAKKPETCREASCVTSSASQENTVLFRRGKLQVKPKIPKTTSTKDDFSRPSQSHFGYSDPATALIIKPAHLIKEESIKVEQRSDQEDFSDIPKEEFDGEPSVIASSSQLQQLIPKTTACTELQPEELKIEDGHEDAAHVVVSDISVPVSAEMEDGDHMASGSSIQSSLHMGAVATEEDQEKHSHEGVSHILLTDILLPVCEDMKDDLSKERTTTGKRSPLVAERSQVREDPDTVHLSCAVTQSSNEGPSVSPKRKRQTQAKGKLLVEMTFPKRKTGDSPKSDEQSQTIPSSTLMSESTQCSAETCAGLLPIGSEDREEACGSVSHMVLSDILVPVLDETAECSLHKDSFPAGLREDAVSVEKSKDIERPTNTETEEMAASQSVAVEWKTAGCRRGTLHPELSKRKDDSLETDLRQPTSTQTLSATPQQSLDPQAAEWSLKSNMLPMDSDEMENWCEGVSHMLLSDAFVPVSEEIGENSMDLKVCVSSIPHKDEQIALSPTKSEETTSEISSEVHQLDTTSDTTSDMPKSDESLPASQAKNSPTRSTFQMTLRSPERRLKGQPCVLKSTQAAPTTPQRTQTSKLKESMGTPTRQQTGEISSVCRIQLERLSVEEICSAHSVLQPKHHSTPVTVKTPSRGNEMHQASMVLNGSRSSGLESDADEEPSVPSGYSPRVVLHRIPLTATDENTSTPTSSPARVSTTPSRTSADHQSPQNSPPVSDLDADKNPVQVSHFLLDDIFTEVVDSD from the exons ATGAGCGATGAGAGTCCAATGAAATGGGAAAGTCCTCTCAGAAAAGAGCTCCAGACAGATGAGGACTCTGTTGTTGACCCTCCA ATGCACAGTGCTGAGGGGAACACTGAAGCTGGTAATAAGGGTGTTTCACACATGGTTTCGGCTGATGCCTTTGTACTCTCATCAGGAGAAATGAAGGATGTTTTTAATAAGGAAAAGGAAAGCCCTCATGATTGTGAGCTCCAAAAACCTGAGGACTTTTCTGTATGTCTTACAGAGAGTGAGAAAGCTCTTCCTGCAGTTAGTGACCAa AAGGAAAAAATGGCTGATTTTGCTAAAAAGCCTGAAACTTGCCGAGAGGCATCATGTGTGACATCATCTGCATCTCAAGAGAATACTGTGCTGTTTAGGAGAG GCAAATTGCAAGTGAAGCCAAAAATCCCCAAAACAACATCTACTAAAGATGATTTCTCAAGACCTTCGCAATCTCACTTTGGGTATAGCGATCCAGCCACAGCTCTAATCATTAAACCAGCACATCTGATTAAAGAAGAATCCATTAAAGTGGAACAGAGGTCTGATCAAGAAGATTTCTCTGATATTCCAAAAGAGGAGTTCGACGGAGAGCCTTCTGTGATTGCTTCGTCCTCACAACTTCAACAGCTTATACCAAAAACAACAGCATG CACTGAATTGCAACcagaggaactgaaaatagaggATGGGCATGAGGATGCTGCACACGTGGTGGTGTCTGATATATCGGTGCCGGTTTCTGCTGAAATGGAAGATGGTGATCATATGGCGAGTGGAAGTTCCATCCAAAGCAGTCTTCACATGGGTGCCGTCGCTACAGAAGAAGACCAGGAAAAGCATTCACATGAGGGTGTTTCACACATACTGCTGACTGATATATTGCTCCCCGTCTGTGAGGACATGAAAGATGATCTGAGCAAGGAAAGGACAACAACTGGAAAGAGAAGCCCACTTGTGGCAGAAAGATCACAG GTGAGAGAGGATCCAGATACTGTACACCTGTCATGTGCAGTGACACAATCATCAAACGAGGGACCATCAGTATCACCCAAGAGGAAAAGACAGACTCAGGCAAAAG GCAAGTTATTGGTAGAGATGACGTTTCCCAAAAGGAAGACTGGAGATTCCCCTAAGAGTGACGAGCAATCACAAACCATTCCTTCGTCAACCTTAATGTCAGAGTCAACACAATGTAGTGCTGAGACATG TGCTGGCTTGCTGCCCATTGGCTCAGAGGACCGTGAGGAGGCATGTGGGAGTGTTTCTCACATGGTGCTCTCTGATATTTTGGTGCCTGTATTGGATGAGACTGCAGAATGCAGCCTTCACAAAGACTCTTTCCCAGCTGGTCTTAGAGAAGATGCAGTTAGT GTCGAGAAGTCAAAAGATATTGAAAGACCAACAAATACTGAAACAGAAGAGATGGCTGCGAGTCAGTCTGTGGCAGTGGAATGGAAAACAGCTGGCTGTAGGAGag GCACACTGCATCCTGAATTATCAAAAAGAAAAGATGACTCTTTAGAAACTGACCTCCGTCAGCCCACCTCTACACAGACCCTTTCAGCTACACCTCAGCAGTCCCTGGACCCTCAAGCAGCAGAGTGGTCCCTCAAAAGCAATATGCTGCCCATGGACTCAGATGAGATGGAGAACTGGTGTGAAGGAGTTTCCCACATGTTGCTGTCAGATGCATTTGTGCCTGTTTCTGAAGAGATTGGAGAGAACAGCATGGACCTGAAAGTGTGTGTCTCAAGCATTCCTCATAAGGATGAACAAATCGCTCTTAGTCCGACAAAGAGTGAGGAGACAACCTCTGAAATTTCAAGTGAA GTACACCAGTTAGACACTACTTCTGACACTACTTCTGACATGCCAAAGTCAGATGAGAGTCTGCCAGCATCACAAGCAAAAAACTCACCAACAAGAA GTACATTTCAGATGACATTAAGATCACCTGAAAGACGCCTTAAAGGTCAACCTTGTGTGCTAAAGTCAACCCAAGCTGCCCCGACAACACCTCAACGAACTCAGACATCAAAACTGAAAGAGTCCATGGGAACTCCAACAAGACAACAAACAGGAGAGATCTCAAGTGTGTGTCGGATACAGCTAGAAAGGTTATCTGTAGAGGAAATCTGCAGTGCCCATAGTGTCCTGCAACCAAAGCATCACAGCACACCTGTCACTGTGAAAACCCCTTCTAGAGG GAATGAGATGCATCAGGCATCTATGGTTTTGAATGGAAGCAGAAGCTCTGGTTTAGAATCCGATGCTGATGAGGAGCCGTCTGTGCCGTCAGGATACTCGCCAAGGGTTGTCCTTCATCGTATACCATTAACAGCTACTGATGAGAACACGTCCACACCTACCTCGTCCCCAGCCAGAGTATCCACCACACCCTCCCGAACATCAGCAGATCATCAG TCTCCTCAGAATAGCCCTCCTGTCTCTGATTTGGATGCTGATAAGAATCCTGTTCAAGTGTCCCACTTCTTACTGGATGACATCTTCACTGAAGTTGTGGATTCGGATTGA
- the LOC109086776 gene encoding mucin-17-like isoform X2, whose translation MSDESPMKWESPLRKELQTDEDSVVDPPMHSAEGNTEAGNKGVSHMVSADAFVLSSGEMKDVFNKEKESPHDCELQKPEDFSKEKMADFAKKPETCREASCVTSSASQENTVLFRRGKLQVKPKIPKTTSTKDDFSRPSQSHFGYSDPATALIIKPAHLIKEESIKVEQRSDQEDFSDIPKEEFDGEPSVIASSSQLQQLIPKTTACTELQPEELKIEDGHEDAAHVVVSDISVPVSAEMEDGDHMASGSSIQSSLHMGAVATEEDQEKHSHEGVSHILLTDILLPVCEDMKDDLSKERTTTGKRSPLVAERSQVREDPDTVHLSCAVTQSSNEGPSVSPKRKRQTQAKGKLLVEMTFPKRKTGDSPKSDEQSQTIPSSTLMSESTQCSAETCAGLLPIGSEDREEACGSVSHMVLSDILVPVLDETAECSLHKDSFPAGLREDAVSVEKSKDIERPTNTETEEMAASQSVAVEWKTAGCRRGTLHPELSKRKDDSLETDLRQPTSTQTLSATPQQSLDPQAAEWSLKSNMLPMDSDEMENWCEGVSHMLLSDAFVPVSEEIGENSMDLKVCVSSIPHKDEQIALSPTKSEETTSEISSEVHQLDTTSDTTSDMPKSDESLPASQAKNSPTRSTFQMTLRSPERRLKGQPCVLKSTQAAPTTPQRTQTSKLKESMGTPTRQQTGEISSVCRIQLERLSVEEICSAHSVLQPKHHSTPVTVKTPSRGNEMHQASMVLNGSRSSGLESDADEEPSVPSGYSPRVVLHRIPLTATDENTSTPTSSPARVSTTPSRTSADHQSPQNSPPVSDLDADKNPVQVSHFLLDDIFTEVVDSD comes from the exons ATGAGCGATGAGAGTCCAATGAAATGGGAAAGTCCTCTCAGAAAAGAGCTCCAGACAGATGAGGACTCTGTTGTTGACCCTCCA ATGCACAGTGCTGAGGGGAACACTGAAGCTGGTAATAAGGGTGTTTCACACATGGTTTCGGCTGATGCCTTTGTACTCTCATCAGGAGAAATGAAGGATGTTTTTAATAAGGAAAAGGAAAGCCCTCATGATTGTGAGCTCCAAAAACCTGAGGACTTTTCT AAGGAAAAAATGGCTGATTTTGCTAAAAAGCCTGAAACTTGCCGAGAGGCATCATGTGTGACATCATCTGCATCTCAAGAGAATACTGTGCTGTTTAGGAGAG GCAAATTGCAAGTGAAGCCAAAAATCCCCAAAACAACATCTACTAAAGATGATTTCTCAAGACCTTCGCAATCTCACTTTGGGTATAGCGATCCAGCCACAGCTCTAATCATTAAACCAGCACATCTGATTAAAGAAGAATCCATTAAAGTGGAACAGAGGTCTGATCAAGAAGATTTCTCTGATATTCCAAAAGAGGAGTTCGACGGAGAGCCTTCTGTGATTGCTTCGTCCTCACAACTTCAACAGCTTATACCAAAAACAACAGCATG CACTGAATTGCAACcagaggaactgaaaatagaggATGGGCATGAGGATGCTGCACACGTGGTGGTGTCTGATATATCGGTGCCGGTTTCTGCTGAAATGGAAGATGGTGATCATATGGCGAGTGGAAGTTCCATCCAAAGCAGTCTTCACATGGGTGCCGTCGCTACAGAAGAAGACCAGGAAAAGCATTCACATGAGGGTGTTTCACACATACTGCTGACTGATATATTGCTCCCCGTCTGTGAGGACATGAAAGATGATCTGAGCAAGGAAAGGACAACAACTGGAAAGAGAAGCCCACTTGTGGCAGAAAGATCACAG GTGAGAGAGGATCCAGATACTGTACACCTGTCATGTGCAGTGACACAATCATCAAACGAGGGACCATCAGTATCACCCAAGAGGAAAAGACAGACTCAGGCAAAAG GCAAGTTATTGGTAGAGATGACGTTTCCCAAAAGGAAGACTGGAGATTCCCCTAAGAGTGACGAGCAATCACAAACCATTCCTTCGTCAACCTTAATGTCAGAGTCAACACAATGTAGTGCTGAGACATG TGCTGGCTTGCTGCCCATTGGCTCAGAGGACCGTGAGGAGGCATGTGGGAGTGTTTCTCACATGGTGCTCTCTGATATTTTGGTGCCTGTATTGGATGAGACTGCAGAATGCAGCCTTCACAAAGACTCTTTCCCAGCTGGTCTTAGAGAAGATGCAGTTAGT GTCGAGAAGTCAAAAGATATTGAAAGACCAACAAATACTGAAACAGAAGAGATGGCTGCGAGTCAGTCTGTGGCAGTGGAATGGAAAACAGCTGGCTGTAGGAGag GCACACTGCATCCTGAATTATCAAAAAGAAAAGATGACTCTTTAGAAACTGACCTCCGTCAGCCCACCTCTACACAGACCCTTTCAGCTACACCTCAGCAGTCCCTGGACCCTCAAGCAGCAGAGTGGTCCCTCAAAAGCAATATGCTGCCCATGGACTCAGATGAGATGGAGAACTGGTGTGAAGGAGTTTCCCACATGTTGCTGTCAGATGCATTTGTGCCTGTTTCTGAAGAGATTGGAGAGAACAGCATGGACCTGAAAGTGTGTGTCTCAAGCATTCCTCATAAGGATGAACAAATCGCTCTTAGTCCGACAAAGAGTGAGGAGACAACCTCTGAAATTTCAAGTGAA GTACACCAGTTAGACACTACTTCTGACACTACTTCTGACATGCCAAAGTCAGATGAGAGTCTGCCAGCATCACAAGCAAAAAACTCACCAACAAGAA GTACATTTCAGATGACATTAAGATCACCTGAAAGACGCCTTAAAGGTCAACCTTGTGTGCTAAAGTCAACCCAAGCTGCCCCGACAACACCTCAACGAACTCAGACATCAAAACTGAAAGAGTCCATGGGAACTCCAACAAGACAACAAACAGGAGAGATCTCAAGTGTGTGTCGGATACAGCTAGAAAGGTTATCTGTAGAGGAAATCTGCAGTGCCCATAGTGTCCTGCAACCAAAGCATCACAGCACACCTGTCACTGTGAAAACCCCTTCTAGAGG GAATGAGATGCATCAGGCATCTATGGTTTTGAATGGAAGCAGAAGCTCTGGTTTAGAATCCGATGCTGATGAGGAGCCGTCTGTGCCGTCAGGATACTCGCCAAGGGTTGTCCTTCATCGTATACCATTAACAGCTACTGATGAGAACACGTCCACACCTACCTCGTCCCCAGCCAGAGTATCCACCACACCCTCCCGAACATCAGCAGATCATCAG TCTCCTCAGAATAGCCCTCCTGTCTCTGATTTGGATGCTGATAAGAATCCTGTTCAAGTGTCCCACTTCTTACTGGATGACATCTTCACTGAAGTTGTGGATTCGGATTGA
- the LOC109080907 gene encoding methylcrotonoyl-CoA carboxylase beta chain, mitochondrial, whose amino-acid sequence MILHCVRPVVSFIRSRSVNSVVSRLYHVDKVAAVGSQPDLQSPVFQENYERMQALVKELKDRAEKIKLGGGEKARNLHTSRGKLLPRERIDRLLDPGSPFLEFSQFAGYQLYGQEEVPAGGIITGIGRVSGVECIIVANDATVKGGTYYPVTVKKHLRAQEIAQQNHLPCIYLVDSGGANLPRQADVFPDRDHFGRIFFNQARLSSEGIAQIAVVMGSCTAGGAYVPAMADESIIVRKQGTIFLGGPPLVKAATGEEVSAEDLGGADLHCRKSGVTDHYALDDNHALHLARKAVRSLNYKKNLDVTVEPPEAPLFPADELYGIVGDNLKRNFDIREVISRIVDGSRFDEFKAFYGDTLVTGFARIFGYPVGIIGNNGVLFSESAKKGTHFIELCCQRNIPLLFLQNITGFMVGREYEAGGIAKDGAKMVTAVACANVPKITVIIGGSYGAGNYGMCGRAYGPRFLYMWPNSRISVMGGEQAATVLATITKDQKAREGKELTAEQEAAMKEPIIKRFEEEGNPYYSSARLWDDGIIDPADTRLVLGLSLSAALNAPTQKTRFGVFRM is encoded by the exons ATGATTCTGCACTGTGTTAGACCGGTGGTTTCATTCATTCGGAGCAGGAGTGTAAATTCTGTGGTCTCCAGGTTATATCATGTGGACAAAGTGGCGGCAGTGGGCTCGCAGCCCGACTTGCAGTCTCCGGTCTTTCAG GAAAATTATGAGCGAATGCAAGCTCTGGTGAAGGAGTTGAAGGACAGAGCAGAGAAGATCAAACTTG GAGGTGGAGAAAAAGCGAGAAACCTACATACATCGAGAGGAAAGCTCCTGCCTCGGGAACGCATCGACAGACTGTTGGATCCTGG ATCTCCTTTTCTTGAGTTCTCTCAGTTTGCTGGCTATCAGTTATATGGTCAGGAGGAGGTTCCTGCAGGAGGCATAATCACTGGTATCGGTCGAGTGTCAGG GGTGGAATGTATTATAGTTGCGAATGATGCTACTGTCAAAGGTGGAACCTATTATCCGGTTACTGTGAAGAAGCACTTACGCGCCCAAGAGATTGCACAGCAAAACCATCTACCATGCATATATCTGG TGGATTCTGGAGGAGCCAATTTACCCAGACAGGCAGATGTGTTCCCAGACAGAGATCACTTTGGACGCATCTTCTTCAATCAGGCCCGCCTGTCCTCGGAGGGAATTGCACAG ATTGCTGTTGTGATGGGCTCCTGTACAGCAGGGGGCGCTTATGTGCCTGCGATGGCTGATGAGAGCATCATTGTACGCAAACAAGGGACCATTTTTCTAGGTGGACCACCGCTG GTAAAAGCTGCTACAGGTGAAGAGGTGTCTGCTGAAGACCTGGGAGGTGCAGACCTTCACTGCAG AAAGTCAGGTGTGACTGATCATTATGCCCTGGATGATAATCACGCCCTCCATCTTGCACGGAAAGCCGTTCGAAGCCTGAACTACAAGAAGAATCTTGAC GTCACTGTTGAACCTCCTGAAGCTCCTCTGTTTCCTGCCGATGAGCTTTATGGCATTGTGGGAGACAACCTCAAACGCAACTTTGACATTCGAGAG GTTATCTCTCGTATTGTTGATGGCAGTAGATTTGATGAATTCAAGGCCTTCTATGGAGACACACTCGTCACAG GTTTCGCACGGATATTTGGCTACCCTGTGGGAATTATTGGCAATAATGGTGTGCTGTTCTCAGAATCTGCAAAGAAG ggaacgCATTTCATTGAGCTTTGCTGTCAGCGAAACATTCCACTGctctttcttcaaaatattacag GCTTCATGGTTGGCAGGGAGTATGAGGCTGGGGGTATTGCTAAAGATGGAGCTAAAATGGTGACCGCTGTGGCCTGTGCCAATGTGCCTAAGATTACTGTCATCATTGGAGGATCATATGGAGCAGGGAACTATGGCATGTGTGGCAGAGCTTATGG CCCCAGGTTCCTGTACATGTGGCCTAATTCCCGGATCTCTGTGATGGGAGGGGAGCAGGCAGCCACAGTGCTGGCTACAATAACTAAGGATCAAAAAGCCAGGGAAGGAAAAGAg CTGACAGCAGAACAGGAAGCTGCAATGAAAGAGCCAATTATCAAACGCTTTGAGGAGGAGGGAAACCCATATTATTCCAGTGCCAG ATTGTGGGACGATGGGATCATTGACCCGGCTGACACTCGTCTCGTCCTAGGCCTGAGTCTGAGTGCTGCTCTCAACGCCCCCACACAGAAAACACGCTTCGGTGTCTTCAGAATGTAA
- the LOC109086716 gene encoding survival motor neuron protein 1, which translates to MANGAEEVIFCRGTGESDDSDIWDDTALIKAYDKAVASFKIALKGEDNVTPHEKDNPGKKRKNNKKSKSRKRCNAAPDKEWQVGDSCYAFWSEDGNLYAATISSIDQEKGTCVVCYTEYGNEEEQNLSELLTEASDLDEDGQKNSQVKEAGSSTEESDRSFTPQQSGHQKHKSKGRSPMGPPTWVPGFPPGPPPGPHFQKMDGRRSEGPGPFFPGWPPMIPPGPPMIPPPPPMSPDSLEDDEALGSMLISWYMSGYHTGYYLGLKQGRREAAASKKSHRK; encoded by the exons ATGGCGAATGGTGCAGAAGAAGTTATATTTTGTCGTGGGACGGGTGAA agTGATGATTCTGACATTTGGGATGATACAGCTTTAATTAAAGCATATGATAAAGCGGTTGCGTCGTTCAAG ATTGCACTGAAAGGAGAGGATAATGTGACACCACACGAAAAAGATAACCCTGGGAAGAAgcggaaaaacaacaaaaagagtaAAAGCAGAAAAAGATGTAACGCAGCACCTGATAAAGAG TGGCAAGTTGGGGACTCCTGTTATGCGTTCTGGTCTGAAGATGGCAACTTGTATGCTGCTACGATTTCCTCAATCGACCAGGAGAAGGGCACCTGTGTGGTCTGTTATACTGAGTATGGTAATGAGGAAGAGCAGAACCTCAGTGAACTTCTGACAGAGGCTTCAGATTTGGATGAAGACGGTCAAAAAAACAGC CAGGTCAAAGAGGCTGGGTCTTCGACAGAGGAGAGTGATCGATCTTTTACCCCACAGCAGTCCGGTCATCAGAAGCACAAATCTAAAGGCAGATCTCCCATGGGACCTCCAACATGGGTTCCTGGTTTCCCACCTGGACCCCCACCAGGACCTCATTTCCAAAAG ATGGATGGTAGACGATCAGAAGGTCCTGGACCTTTCTTCCCTGGATGGCCTCCCATGATTCCACCCGGTCCCCCA ATGATCCCGCCACCTCCACCGATGAGTCCAGACTCTCTAGAGGATGATGAAGCTTTGGGCAGTATGCTTATTTCCTGGTACATGAGTGGCTATCACACGGGATACTATCTG GGTTTAAAACAAGGTCGTAGAGAGGCTGCTGCATCTAAGAAGTCACATCGGAAATAA
- the nos2a gene encoding nitric oxide synthase 2a, inducible — MGKQAQTSVKDKPTVQTKLKVERSVDRPVRCPFAVHLRNYTDGSIHQDTLHHKAVKNMACNSKTCEGSIMNPKTLMHGPSKITPSSDDILNQALNFIDQYYKSFKIPNQTEHQARIDRVTLEITLTGSYTLTTDELTFGAKYAWRNAPRCIGRIQWANLQLFDARQCKTAKDMFHALCTHIYYATNGGNLRSTITVFPKRTDGEHDFRVWNSQLIKYAGYQMEDGSVIGDPSSVEFTQVCIHLGWKPKYGQFDVLPLVLQANGEDPEVFDIPPELIMEVPIEHPEYEWFKDLNLKWYAIPAVANMLMEIGGLEFTACPFNGWYMGTEIGVRDFCDSQRYNILERVGQLMGLETRKLSSLWKDQALVAINVAVIHSYQKNKVTITDHHSASESFMLHLETEVRLRGGCPADWVWLVPPMSGSLTPVYHQEMLNYILSPFFYYQADAWLTHKWKDEKKGLRRCKVSFKGLIRAVFFSQMLIKAVMAKRVCCTVLYATETGKSLTFAKKLNTMLNRAFDSKLVCMEDYDFSELETESLLMVVTSTFGNGESPGNGVSFKKQLFSLQNLKNTVRYSVFGLGSRVYPQFCAFAHAVDDKLAELGAKRLTATGEGDELNGQDEAFSAWACTAFKDACEEFNIKKQLKAVEQQSDDWDPQRYRVQHNSCTLDRVTALSALHSKTVFPMTLKRRQKLQCAQSSRSTILVELKTDGNTEALNFAPGDHVGIFPENSQELVDGILKHLPDAPPVNQSFHLESLSDSSHEEKRWLTDDRIPACTLVQALTYFLDVTTPPSQSLLRKLSTVAGQEEDRKRLEALASDFQEYSTWKDFYRPTFLEVLEEFASLKVPATFLLSQLPLLKPRLYSVSSSLDRHPNELHLTVSVVEYHTQGGKGPLHLGTCSTWFNTIKRGHTVPCFVHRSGGFHLPEDPSTPVLLIGAGSGIAPFRSFWQQRFHDMKKTGLQISPMTLLFGCRDSETDHLYKVETLKLRLDGILGDVKAAYSRQPGKPKMYVQDVLREQLSEKAVEVLHKNAGHLYVCGGMNMARDVACTLQDILASKTGMAIAEAGEYLERMKVEKRYHEDIFGA, encoded by the exons CCCGAATCAAACGGAGCACCAGGCTCGGATTGACAGGGTCACACTGGAGATCACCCTGACTGGCTCCTACACACTCACTACAGATGAGCTCACTTTTGGGGCCAAATATGCTTGGAGAAACGCGCCGAGGTGCATTGGCAGGATCCAGTGGGCCAATTTACAG CTTTTCGATGCGCGTCAGTGCAAGACCGCCAAGGACATGTTTCATGCCTTGTGTACTCATATTTATTATGCCACCAATGGAGGAAACTTGAG ATCTACCATCACTGTGTTCCCTAAAAGAACAGACGGAGAGCATGATTTCCGTGTGTGGAACAGTCAGCTTATAAAGTACGCAGGCTATCAGATGGAAGATGGTAGTGTGATTGGAGACCCATCAAGTGTGGAGTTTACACAG GTGTGCATTCACCTGGGATGGAAGCCAAAGTATGGTCAGTTTGATGTGCTTCCACTGGTCCTGCAGGCGAATGGAGAGGACCCTGAAGTTTTTGATATTCCTCCAGAACTGATCATGGAGGTCCCAATAGAGCACCCAGA GTATGAATGGTTCAAAGATCTAAACCTCAAGTGGTATGCAATTCCTGCAGTGGCCAACATGCTCATGGAAATTGGTGGTCTGGAATTCACAGCATGTCCATTCAATGGCTGGTACATGGGCACAGAGATCGGAGTCAGGGACTTCTGTGACAGCCAGCGCTACAACATTTTGGAG CGGGTCGGCCAGCTAATGGGCTTAGAGACACGCAAACTGTCTTCATTGTGGAAAGACCAAGCACTTGTGGCTATTAATGTTGCAGTGATTCATAGCTACCAG AAAAATAAGGTCACCATCACGGACCACCATTCAGCCAGCGAGTCTTTCATGCTGCATTTGGAGACAGAAGTTCGTCTACGTGGAGGCTGTCCAGCTGATTGGGTGTGGTTGGTCCCGCCCATGTCTGGCTCCCTCACCCCCGTGTACCATCAGGAGATGCTCAACTACATCCTTTCCCCCTTCTTCTACTACCAG GCTGATGCATGGCTAACACACAAGTGGAAAGATGAGAAGAAAGGTCTTCGAAGATGTAAGGTCAGCTTCAAAGGACTCATAAG AGCagtgtttttttctcaaatgctcATCAAAGCAGTCATGGCCAAGAGGGTGTGCTGCACTGTTCTCTATGCTACAGAAACAGGGAAGTCACTGACCTTTGCCAAAAAACTGAACACCATGCTCAACCGTGCCTTCGACTCCAAG CTGGTATGCATGGAGGACTATGATTTCAGTGAGCTTGAGACAGAGAGCCTTCTGATGGTGGTCACCAGTACTTTCGGCAATGGGGAAAGCCCAGGAAATGGAGTG AGTTTCAAGAAGCAGCTTTTCAGCTTGCAAAACCTGAAAAACACCGTCAG GTACAGCGTGTTTGGCCTTGGCTCACGTGTGTACCCACAATTCTGTGCCTTTGCCCATGCTGTGGATGACAAGCTTGCTGAGTTGGGGGCCAAGCGTCTGACTGCCACAGGGGAGGGAGATGAACTTAATGGGCAGGATGAGGCTTTCTCTGCTTGGGCTTGCACTGCTTTTAAGG atgCATGTGAGgagtttaacattaaaaaacagctGAAAGCTGTTGAGCAACAGTCGGACGACTGGGACCCACAGAGATACAGAGTGCAGCATAACAGTTGCACTCTGGACCGAGTTACAG CACTGTCAGCTCTTCACTCTAAAACTGTGTTTCCTATGACGCTGAAAAGAAGGCAGAAACTGCAGTGCGCTCAATCAAG TCGTTCTACTATCCTGGTTGAGCTGAAGACAGATGGAAACACAGAGGCCTTGAACTTTGCCCCTGGAGATCATGTGGGGATTTTTCCAGAGAATTCTCAAGAGCTGGTGGATGGTATTTTGAAGCACCTCCCAGATGCCCCTCCAGTCAACCAGAGTTTTCACCTGGAGTCCCTTTCAGACTCTAGCCATG AGGAAAAGAGATGGCTGACAGATGATCGTATCCCTGCTTGCACACTGGTGCAGGCTCTTACATACTTCCTTGATGTCACAACTCCACCTTCGCAAAGCCTGCTGCGCAAACTCTCTACAGTGGCGGGTCAGGAAGAGGATCGCAAACGACTTGAAGCACTTGCATCT GATTTCCAGGAATACTCTACATGGAAAGATTTCTACAGGCCCACCTTCTTGGAGGTGCTCGAAGAATTTGCTTCTCTGAAGGTCCCTGCCACCTTCCTTCTCAGCCAGCTTCCTCTGCTGAAGCCTCGTCTGTACTCGGTCAGCTCCTCATTGGACCGTCATCCGAACGAACTACACCTCACAGTATCTGTGGTGGAGTACCACACCCAGG GTGGAAAGGGCCCACTGCATCTGGGCACCTGCAGCACATGGTTTAACACCATCAAAAGAGGACACACAGTTCCCTGCTTTGTTCACCG CTCGGGTGGATTCCATCTCCCAGAAGACCCCAGCACTCCAGTTCTTCTGATAGGAGCTGGTAGTGGTATTGCTCCTTTCCGCAGCTTCTGGCAACAGCGCTTCCACGACATGAAAAAGACAG GTCTTCAAATTAGTCCTATGACACTGCTATTTGGGTGTCGTGATTCAGAAACAGACCATCTGTATAAAGTAGAAACGCTGAAGTTGAGACTTGATGGCATTCTGGGCGATGTCAAGGCAGCTTACTCTCGGCAACCTGGTAAACCAAAG ATGTATGTGCAGGATGTCTTGAGGGAGCAGCTCTCTGAAAAAGCCGTGGAGGTTCTACACAAAAACGCAGGCCATCTGTATGTCTGCGGTGGCATGAACATGGCCCGAGATGTTGCTTGCACTTTGCAAGATATCCTGGCAAGTAAAACAGGCATGGCCATCGCAGAAGCTGGAGAATATCTGGAGAGGATGAAG gtTGAGAAGAGATACCATGAAGACATTTTTGGAGCTTAA